A window of the Nocardia sp. NBC_01329 genome harbors these coding sequences:
- the catC gene encoding muconolactone Delta-isomerase, whose product MNLYHVRMDVDIPRDLDEAVRTDIVTREKKYSQELQRAGKWVHIWRIVGQYSNISVFAVDSPDELHEILWNLPLFPYMTIDIMPLTTHPSAIEPAA is encoded by the coding sequence ACCTCTACCACGTCCGGATGGACGTCGATATCCCCCGCGACCTCGACGAGGCTGTCCGCACCGACATCGTCACCCGCGAGAAGAAGTACTCACAAGAGCTCCAGCGGGCCGGGAAGTGGGTGCATATCTGGCGCATCGTCGGCCAGTACAGCAACATCAGCGTCTTCGCCGTCGACTCCCCCGACGAACTCCACGAAATCCTGTGGAACCTCCCGCTTTTCCCCTACATGACGATCGATATCATGCCGCTCACCACCCACCCCTCCGCGATCGAACCGGCGGCCTGA